One genomic segment of Syngnathus acus chromosome 1, fSynAcu1.2, whole genome shotgun sequence includes these proteins:
- the LOC119122259 gene encoding suppressor of cytokine signaling 1-like: protein MAPRTQVLLAANSGENGEPSSHPVEVSLCYRMVKDKLKRTVRKKKNSKQKKQNQVPDEPATSQQVPNTEHEKQDVAERPLETLEWSHLHNLHLSDDQLETWCQSGAAAADLPTHQRPFNSWKEYKLVKRTYQQLQHSSYYWGSMNMEEAHKILWLTSPGTFLIRDSGQSDVFFTLSYHSDDGPTSVRVVLRKLLFGLCGSQKTFASLFDLLAYYSGPSRKLTTPYRRQRPECLKQICRRALVQTYGAENIRNLAGLSCEVKDYVHEYPYSI from the exons ATGGCGCCCAGAACCCAGGTTTTGCTGGCAGCCAACAGCGGAGAAAATGGTGAACCCAGCAGTCATCCAGTGGAGGTTTCCCTATGCTATAGGATGGTTAAAGATAAGCTTAAGAGAacagtaagaaagaaaaagaattcaaaacaaaagaaacagaaTCAAGTTCCAGACGAGCCTGCGACATCTCAACAAGTCCCGAATACGGAACACGAGAAGCAGGATGTTGCCGAGAGGCCGCTGGAGACGTTGGAATGGAGCCACTTGCATAATCTCCACCTCTCAGACGATCAACTTGAAACCTGGTGTCAG AGTGGAGCGGCCGCTGCCGACTTGCCCACTCACCAGCGTCCATTCAACAGCTGGAAAGAGTACAAACTGGTGAAGCGCACTTACCAGCAGCTCCAGCACAGTTCCTACTACTGGGGATCGATGAACATGGAGGAGGCACACAAAATCCTCTGGCTGACCTCACCGGGCACCTTCCTCATCAG AGACAGCGGGCAGTCGGACGTCTTCTTCACCTTGAGCTACCACAGCGACGACGGGCCAACCAGCGTCCGTGTGGTACTCAGAAAGCTGCTCTTCGGACTCTGCGGGAGCCAAAAGACTTTCGCCTCCCTTTTTGATCTGCTGGCTTACTACAGCGGCCCGTCACGCAAACTGACCACACCGTATCGCCGGCAGCGGCCTGAGTGCCTCAAGCAGATCTGCAGGAGGGCTCTGGTTCAGACGTACGGGGCAGAGAACATAAGAAACTTAGCAGGACTCAGTTGTGAGGTGAAAGACTATGTTCATGAGTATCCTTACTCGATATAG
- the LOC119122267 gene encoding ATP synthase membrane subunit DAPIT, mitochondrial-like, with product MPTSPVKTRIPLTSFGHLITEVKRQLFGIKAPAPAELTGLRKYFNGYTLQGRRNCVLATYGILLVTATAYFIHRQDKKQAVKDCTA from the exons ATGCCGACGTCTCCAGTTAAAACGCGCATTCCCCTCACTAGTTTTGGCCACTTGATAACAGAGGTGAAG AGACAGCTATTTGGCATTAAAGCACCAGCACCGGCGGAGCTGACCGGTTTGAGAAAGTACTTCAACGGCTACACGCTGCAGGGACGCCGAAAT TGCGTCTTGGCTACTTATGGTATCTTGCTGGTAACGGCGACGGCCTATTTCATACACAggcaagacaaaaaacaagctGTGAAGGACTGCActgcctga